In Solanum pennellii chromosome 7, SPENNV200, the following are encoded in one genomic region:
- the LOC107025251 gene encoding putative F-box/FBD/LRR-repeat protein At4g03220, whose amino-acid sequence MKNKKIILMETRSVKKKRLLDEIYASFSCGEDRISDLSDAVIHHILFFLPIKSIAKLSVLSKRWRHIWHTFPDLDFTTINVPSTSSSSGYYNSTSKVSSYIRNNYKKFHANCTSSGGADFIDQVLSFREKNSGIRVLRFRANLSFSRLNALIRGAVKHNVQELDVEVATNDYFNFPRSAITSESLRVFNLKSKYPGFRLPPSSIMKNGFKNLFSLSLSCLIMYEQPSLHDLFTETSFPLLKKLSLDGCTGLTYLHVSCRVLANLNLENCFQLENLDIMCPKLEKLSVKSCFDSYTSGTEVKIVGPRLKSIVWSNNTITDQSCLEDLTCLIEAFVGFFVLLEDIGTMKLRSVNDFLSGLSHSHSLVLENPSVEILSKNNHLAGISLRPFNELRSLELHTGFHKHNIPGLANLFRSSPATNTLILNITNEHNIQRRKWNRDLWQLSNSGEERFWESQSNAMNSFLQHLKVVKIHGFSECESDVSLVKFLLKHGKVLQEMFLCVAELSKSRDSLHREKIKSQIMGFSKASCNAKIVFK is encoded by the exons atgaagaacaaaaaaatcattctaATGGAAACAAGATCCGTTAAGAAAAAAAGGCTTCTTGATGAAATTTACGCGAGTTTTTCATGTGGTGAAGACCGCATCAGTGATCTCTCTGACGCGGTCATTCACCACATTCTTTTCTTCCTTCCAATCAAATCCATCGCCAAACTTAGCGTACTTTCTAAGCGATGGAGGCACATATGGCACACATTCCCAGATCTCGATTTCACAACAATCAATGTCCCATCAACATCATCTTCATCAGGTTATTATAACTCAACCTCAAAAGTCAGCTCATACATTCGtaacaattacaaaaaattCCACGCAAATTGTACTAGTTCCGGAGGTGCTGATTTCATAGATCAAGTGTTATCTTTTCGCGAAAAAAATTCAGGGATCAGAGTACTCCGATTTCGTGCAAATTTGAGTTTTTCACGTCTCAACGCCCTGATACGTGGCGCTGTTAAGCACAATGTCCAAGAACTCGATGTTGAAGTAGCCACTAATGATTATTTCAATTTTCCAAGAAGTGCTATAACTAGTGAATCTTTAAGAGTTTTTaatttaaagtcaaaatatCCAGGATTTAGGTTACCACCTTCATCAATTATGAAAAATGggttcaaaaatttattttcattgtcACTATCGTGTCTAATTATGTACGAACAACCTTCGTTACATGATTTATTCACGGAGACATCTTTCCCGTTGCTTAAAAAATTGAGTCTTGATGGTTGTACGGGGCTAACTTACTTACATGTAAGTTGTCGTGTACTCGCGaatttaaatcttgaaaattgttTTCAATTGGAGAATTTAGATATAATGTGTCCAAAATTGGAGAAATTGAGTGTTAAGAGTTGTTTTGATTCGTATACTAGTGGTACTGAGGTTAAGATTGTTGGTCCAAGGCTAAAAAGTATTGTTTGGTCGAATAATACTATAACGGACCAAAGTTGTTTGGAGGATTTAACTTGTTTGATTGAGGCTTTTGTTGGGTTTTTTGTTCTTCTTGAGGATATTGGTACAATGAAGCTTCGAAGTGTCAATGATTTCTTGTCTGGCCTCTCTCATTCACATTCATTAGTTCTTGAAAATCCAAGTGTTgag ATTCTATCGAAGAATAATCACTTGGCAGGAATATCTCTGCGTCCTTTTAATGAACTAAGATCGTTAGAGTTGCACACAGGATTCCACAAACACAACATTCCAGGATTAGCAAATCTCTTTAGGAGTTCTCCAGCTACTAATACACTCATTCTCAACATTACCAATGAACACAACATTCAAAGAAGG AAATGGAATAGGGACCTATGGCAATTATCAAACTCTGGTGAAGAAAGATTTTGGGAGTCACAAAGTAATGCTATGAATTCTTTCCTTCAACATCTAAAAGTAGTGAAGATACATGGATTCTCAGAGTGTGAAAGTGATGTTAGTTTAGTGAAGTTTTTGTTGAAGCATGGAAAAGTGTTGCAAGAAATGTTCTTGTGTGTAGCTGAGCTTTCCAAATCAAGAGACTCACTTCATAGAGAAAAAATCAAATCACAAATAATGGGGTTTTCTAAAGCATCTTGTAATGCTAAGATTGTGTTCAAGTAA